The Sphingomonas sp. So64.6b genome includes a region encoding these proteins:
- a CDS encoding DNA polymerase III subunit delta', with protein sequence MTLPIGNDAAHAAFASAMAGGTLHHAWLFAGPEGVGKASFARIAALRLLAEGANPGSLPPGYDVPEIDRTRSLIAAGSHPDYRELSRQPKDADKPGQDLARSIPIAQVRALGPMFATTPSMSSRRVVLIDAIDEVERPGASNALLKSLEEPPAGTIFLLISHAPGRLLPTIRSRCRLLRFDPLDDAAMKRVLHGQLRNASDAEIAALVKAGQGSPGRALGFAGLDMAALDTALTGIAKDGDPSNAQRAKLAKLLSPKAAQPRYEAFLDRAPAFIAAAAPAKRGAALQTALNSYDAARALSASARGLSLDAQATVFEMAGLVATLAERD encoded by the coding sequence ATGACCTTGCCGATCGGCAATGACGCCGCTCATGCCGCCTTTGCCTCGGCGATGGCCGGCGGCACTTTGCATCATGCATGGCTGTTCGCCGGGCCTGAGGGCGTCGGCAAGGCAAGTTTTGCGCGGATCGCGGCGTTGCGCCTGCTTGCCGAAGGCGCGAACCCCGGCTCGCTGCCACCCGGTTACGACGTGCCCGAGATCGACCGCACCCGATCGTTGATCGCGGCCGGTTCGCATCCTGACTATCGCGAATTGTCACGCCAGCCCAAGGATGCCGACAAACCCGGCCAGGATCTCGCGCGGAGTATTCCGATCGCGCAGGTCCGCGCACTCGGTCCGATGTTCGCGACCACCCCGTCAATGTCGTCGCGCCGTGTCGTGCTGATCGATGCGATCGATGAGGTCGAGCGGCCGGGCGCATCGAATGCACTGCTCAAGAGCCTGGAAGAACCGCCTGCGGGTACGATCTTCCTGCTCATCAGCCATGCGCCGGGGCGTTTGCTGCCGACAATCCGCTCGCGCTGCCGCCTGCTGCGCTTCGATCCGCTCGACGATGCGGCGATGAAACGCGTGCTGCACGGGCAATTGCGTAATGCCAGCGATGCCGAGATCGCCGCGCTGGTAAAGGCGGGGCAGGGATCGCCCGGCCGCGCGCTGGGTTTTGCCGGCCTCGATATGGCCGCGCTCGACACGGCACTGACGGGAATCGCGAAAGATGGCGACCCGAGCAACGCCCAGCGCGCTAAGCTGGCCAAGCTCTTGTCTCCCAAAGCCGCACAGCCGCGCTACGAGGCGTTTCTGGACCGGGCCCCCGCGTTTATCGCCGCCGCAGCCCCGGCGAAGCGCGGTGCCGCGCTGCAGACGGCCCTGAACAGCTACGACGCTGCCCGCGCCCTGTCGGCCAGCGCTCGCGGCCTATCGCTTGATGCGCAGGCGACGGTGTTCGAAATGGCCGGACTGGTCGCCACGCTGGCGGAGCGCGACTGA
- the metG gene encoding methionine--tRNA ligase codes for MAEPYYITTAISYPNGRPHIGHAYEAIATDAIARYQRQLGRDVRFLTGTDEHGLKMVQEARKRDLAPRALADEMSGHFKAMADALNISYDRFIRTSDSDHYHASQAIWRAMEAAGDLYLSRYEGWYSVRDEAFYDESELVEGEGGKLSPQGTPVEWTEEESWFFRLSKYQQPLLDLYAADPDFIRPEGRRNEILRFVEGGLSDLSVSRTSFDWGVPVPGSPGHVMYVWVDALTNYLTGAGYPDDLEQMEQFWPANLHVIGKDIVRFHTVYWPAFLMSANLPLPRAVFGHGFLLNRGEKMSKSVGNVTDPIELVERFGVDALRYFLLREVSFGQDGSYSEEAIVTRCNADLANNLGNLAQRCLSIIAKNCDGVVPAAGERTAAEDGLLASVSAAEDGMHGAMKDLALHNALDAIWAAARDANQYFADQAPWSVRKTDPARADTILYHTVEAIRRIAILARWAIPGGADKLLDLLAQKPDERHFEALGWPIGAGVVLPAPVGVFPRLELPAEAD; via the coding sequence ATGGCCGAACCTTACTACATCACCACCGCGATCAGCTATCCCAATGGACGCCCGCATATCGGGCACGCCTATGAGGCGATCGCGACCGATGCGATCGCGCGTTACCAGCGTCAACTTGGGCGCGATGTGCGGTTTCTGACCGGGACCGACGAACATGGCCTGAAGATGGTGCAGGAGGCGCGCAAACGCGACCTGGCGCCACGCGCGCTTGCGGATGAAATGAGCGGTCATTTCAAAGCGATGGCCGATGCTCTGAACATCTCTTATGATCGATTCATCCGCACCAGCGACAGTGATCATTACCATGCGAGCCAGGCGATTTGGCGCGCGATGGAAGCGGCCGGCGATCTGTATCTGAGCCGCTACGAAGGCTGGTATTCAGTCCGCGACGAGGCATTCTACGACGAATCCGAACTGGTTGAGGGGGAGGGCGGCAAGCTCTCGCCACAGGGCACGCCGGTCGAATGGACCGAGGAGGAGAGCTGGTTCTTCCGCTTGTCGAAGTATCAGCAGCCTTTGCTCGACCTTTATGCTGCCGATCCCGATTTCATCCGGCCCGAGGGACGACGTAATGAAATCCTGCGCTTCGTCGAAGGTGGCCTGTCCGACCTGTCGGTATCGCGCACCAGCTTCGATTGGGGTGTGCCGGTGCCGGGCAGCCCGGGGCATGTGATGTATGTCTGGGTCGACGCGCTGACCAATTACCTGACCGGCGCGGGTTACCCCGACGATCTCGAACAGATGGAGCAATTCTGGCCGGCGAACCTGCACGTCATCGGCAAGGATATCGTGCGTTTTCATACGGTTTACTGGCCAGCTTTCCTGATGAGCGCGAACCTGCCGCTGCCGCGCGCGGTGTTCGGCCATGGCTTCCTGCTCAATCGCGGTGAGAAGATGTCGAAGTCGGTCGGCAACGTCACCGACCCGATCGAGCTGGTCGAGCGTTTCGGCGTCGATGCGTTGCGGTATTTCCTACTGCGCGAAGTCAGTTTCGGCCAGGACGGCAGCTATTCGGAAGAAGCGATCGTCACGCGCTGCAATGCCGATCTCGCCAATAATCTCGGCAACCTCGCGCAGCGCTGCCTGTCGATCATCGCCAAGAATTGCGATGGCGTGGTGCCGGCCGCCGGCGAACGCACGGCGGCGGAGGATGGTCTGCTCGCCAGCGTCTCGGCGGCGGAAGACGGCATGCACGGCGCGATGAAGGATCTGGCGTTGCACAATGCACTCGACGCGATCTGGGCCGCGGCGCGCGACGCCAACCAGTATTTCGCCGATCAGGCGCCATGGAGCGTGCGCAAGACCGACCCGGCGCGCGCCGATACGATCCTGTATCACACGGTGGAGGCGATCCGCCGCATCGCGATTCTCGCGCGCTGGGCGATCCCGGGTGGTGCGGACAAGCTGCTCGACCTGCTCGCGCAAAAGCCCGACGAGCGCCATTTCGAGGCGCTTGGCTGGCCGATCGGCGCCGGTGTCGTGCTGCCGGCGCCGGTCGGCGTGTTCCCGCGGCTCGAATTACCGGCGGAGGCCGACTGA
- a CDS encoding TatD family hydrolase, translated as MLADSHCHLNYKGLAEDQAAVLDRARARGVTAMLNIATRESEWDDVLATAERESDVWATVGIHPHEADQHAHVDAAKLVDRARHPRVVGIGESGLDYYYDHSDRERQQISFRAHIAAARETGLPIIVHTRDAEDDTASILRDEMGKGAYQGVIHCFTASGAFADIALDLGFMISISGIVTFKNAKDLQETAARLPLEQLLIETDAPFLAPVPHRGKTGEPAFVADTARFLAELRGESVEQLSEATARNFHRLFAKTRG; from the coding sequence ATGCTTGCCGACAGCCATTGCCACCTCAATTACAAGGGGCTGGCCGAGGATCAGGCGGCGGTGCTCGATCGCGCCCGCGCTCGTGGTGTGACCGCCATGCTCAATATCGCGACGCGCGAGAGCGAATGGGACGATGTGCTGGCCACGGCCGAACGTGAGAGCGATGTCTGGGCAACCGTCGGCATCCACCCGCACGAAGCGGACCAGCACGCCCATGTCGATGCCGCCAAGCTCGTCGATCGCGCGCGCCATCCGCGCGTCGTCGGGATCGGCGAGAGCGGGCTCGATTATTATTACGACCATAGCGACCGCGAGCGGCAGCAGATCAGTTTCCGCGCCCATATCGCGGCCGCGCGCGAAACCGGACTGCCGATCATCGTCCATACGCGCGACGCCGAGGACGATACGGCGTCCATCCTGCGCGATGAAATGGGGAAGGGGGCCTATCAGGGCGTCATCCACTGCTTCACGGCGAGCGGTGCCTTTGCCGATATCGCGCTCGACCTTGGCTTCATGATCTCGATCTCAGGGATCGTGACCTTCAAAAATGCGAAAGATCTGCAGGAAACAGCCGCGCGTCTGCCGCTCGAGCAATTATTGATCGAGACCGACGCGCCCTTCCTCGCGCCCGTCCCGCATCGCGGGAAGACTGGCGAACCCGCGTTCGTCGCCGATACAGCGCGCTTCCTGGCCGAGCTGCGCGGCGAAAGCGTCGAGCAATTGAGCGAAGCGACGGCGCGCAATTTCCACCGACTGTTCGCCAAGACGCGAGGCTGA
- a CDS encoding MBL fold metallo-hydrolase codes for MKVRILGSGTSSGVPRIGPNLGGDWGACDPNNPRNRRTRASIIVETATTRILVDTSPDMREQLLAANVSDIDAVIWTHDHADHCHGIDDLRQIYHARGHPVRGLARAGTIAALTDRFAYAFSGRDGYPPTIAGEILPDAIQIGDISIRVVDQPHGNIESAGLRFEHRGKSIGYATDFNILRPDMRSLYQDLDIWVVDALRRLPHPTHPELAAVLEWIEQLRPGRSALIHMDQSMDYATLVAELPDGIEPGYDGLELTA; via the coding sequence GTGAAGGTTCGTATTCTTGGATCGGGCACGTCGTCAGGCGTACCGCGTATCGGCCCCAATCTGGGTGGGGATTGGGGCGCTTGCGACCCGAACAATCCCCGCAACCGCCGGACCCGCGCATCGATCATCGTCGAAACGGCAACGACCCGCATCCTGGTCGATACCAGCCCCGATATGCGTGAGCAGCTGCTGGCGGCCAATGTGTCAGACATCGATGCGGTGATCTGGACTCATGACCACGCCGATCATTGCCACGGCATCGATGACCTGCGGCAAATCTATCATGCCAGGGGCCATCCTGTGCGCGGTCTGGCGAGAGCGGGGACAATCGCGGCGCTCACGGACCGCTTCGCTTATGCCTTTAGCGGCCGGGACGGTTATCCGCCGACGATCGCAGGAGAGATTCTGCCCGACGCGATCCAGATCGGCGATATATCAATCCGCGTCGTCGATCAGCCGCACGGTAACATCGAATCCGCCGGGCTGCGTTTCGAACATCGGGGAAAGTCGATCGGTTATGCAACCGATTTCAATATCTTAAGACCTGATATGCGATCATTGTATCAGGATCTTGATATATGGGTGGTCGATGCGCTGCGGCGTTTGCCGCATCCGACGCATCCGGAACTGGCGGCGGTGCTCGAATGGATCGAACAATTGCGGCCCGGGCGGTCTGCGCTGATCCATATGGACCAATCGATGGATTATGCCACATTGGTGGCCGAGCTGCCCGACGGGATCGAGCCGGGCTATGACGGATTGGAACTCACAGCGTGA
- a CDS encoding TIGR02281 family clan AA aspartic protease, whose product MTSGQSASVIFSILCLVLAVSALGGRRIPLNFAIKSALAWAAIIGIVYILVANRVAIVNGFGAVEHWASLGKQQTDGKTIRIAQSDDGHYYARVTINGVSRSMLIDSGATTIALSEATANAAGVVFDKSGDPVQLETANGIVDAWRAKIKQLDIDGLRTKDIMAVVSPNFGEMDVIGMNFLSRLRSWRVENGALVLEPMETGGTTDTDSDLT is encoded by the coding sequence GTGACCAGCGGCCAATCTGCCAGCGTCATCTTCAGCATCTTATGCTTGGTGCTGGCGGTCAGCGCGCTGGGCGGCCGGCGCATTCCGCTCAACTTTGCGATCAAATCGGCGCTGGCCTGGGCGGCGATCATCGGCATCGTCTATATCCTGGTCGCGAACCGTGTCGCGATCGTCAACGGGTTCGGCGCGGTCGAGCATTGGGCGAGCCTCGGCAAGCAACAAACCGACGGCAAGACGATCCGCATCGCGCAAAGCGACGATGGCCATTATTACGCACGGGTCACGATCAATGGCGTGTCACGGTCGATGCTGATCGATAGCGGCGCGACGACCATCGCGCTGTCCGAGGCGACCGCCAACGCCGCGGGTGTCGTGTTCGATAAAAGCGGCGACCCGGTTCAGCTCGAAACAGCCAATGGCATTGTCGATGCGTGGCGCGCCAAGATCAAGCAGCTGGATATCGACGGGCTGCGCACGAAAGATATCATGGCGGTGGTTTCGCCGAACTTCGGCGAGATGGACGTGATCGGCATGAATTTCCTGTCGCGACTACGGTCGTGGCGCGTGGAGAACGGCGCGCTGGTGCTCGAGCCAATGGAAACCGGCGGAACCACCGACACCGATAGCGATTTAACATAA
- the mazG gene encoding nucleoside triphosphate pyrophosphohydrolase: MDRLVTIMARLRDPVGGCEWDCAQNFATIAPYTIEEAYEVADAIARGDMAELKDELGDLLLQVVFHSRMAEEAGLFALPDVAAAISDKMERRHPHIFGDVAEGGHYLWEQIKSEERAAKGETSTLDGVAIGLPALLRAEKLQKRAARTGFDWPDAAGPRTKVIEEIAEIDAATIDQREEEVGDLLFSVVNWARHLGVDPEAALRVANAKFEARFKAMETDAGDGFADLDLDKKEALWQAVKRRAG; the protein is encoded by the coding sequence ATGGATCGTCTTGTCACGATCATGGCGCGACTGCGCGATCCGGTTGGTGGCTGTGAATGGGATTGCGCCCAGAACTTCGCGACGATCGCACCGTACACGATCGAGGAAGCCTATGAAGTCGCCGACGCGATCGCACGTGGCGATATGGCCGAGCTCAAGGACGAACTCGGCGACCTGTTGCTCCAGGTCGTGTTCCACAGCCGCATGGCCGAGGAAGCCGGCCTGTTCGCCTTGCCCGACGTCGCGGCGGCGATCAGCGACAAGATGGAGCGTCGTCATCCGCATATCTTTGGCGATGTTGCCGAAGGCGGTCATTATCTGTGGGAACAAATCAAGTCCGAGGAACGGGCCGCCAAGGGCGAGACAAGCACCCTCGATGGCGTGGCGATCGGCCTGCCCGCCCTGCTTCGCGCCGAAAAGCTGCAGAAGCGTGCGGCGCGCACCGGTTTCGACTGGCCCGATGCGGCGGGACCACGGACGAAAGTGATCGAGGAGATCGCCGAGATCGATGCCGCCACGATCGATCAGCGCGAAGAAGAGGTTGGCGACCTGCTCTTTTCGGTGGTCAACTGGGCACGGCATCTCGGCGTCGATCCCGAAGCGGCGTTGCGCGTCGCCAATGCCAAGTTCGAGGCGCGTTTCAAGGCGATGGAAACCGATGCAGGCGATGGTTTTGCCGACCTCGATCTCGATAAGAAGGAAGCGTTATGGCAGGCGGTCAAGCGCCGCGCTGGTTAA
- the hflX gene encoding GTPase HflX — protein sequence MTTGFERDRDEFSRGARAVIVFPEHGASSRDVAARLEETAGLAEAIGVIVAEKVSYRVRAPRPSTLLGSGQVEMLAATVRMEEAELVVFDASLTPVQQRNLEKELGAKVIDRTGLILEIFGERAATAEGRLQVELAHLDYQAGRLVRSWTHLERQRGGFGFLGGPGETQIEADRRLIRDRMARLKRELEQVSRTRGLHRERRQRAPWPVIALVGYTNAGKSTLFNRLTGADVMAEDLLFATLDPTLRQISLPGLDKAILSDTVGFVSELPTQLVAAFKATLEEVISADVLIHVRDIAHPDTIAQRSDVEAVLQDIGVASETPRLEAWNKLDLLDHDERTELLGEAERRDDVVAISALSGEGVDTLIQTVAAMLTQNHRRYSITLESADGAGAAWLHAHGEVIDQAVEGEQAIYQVRMSPRDYDRFNQRVV from the coding sequence TTGACCACCGGTTTTGAACGTGATCGCGATGAATTCTCGCGTGGTGCCCGTGCCGTTATCGTGTTTCCCGAACATGGTGCCTCCTCGCGCGATGTAGCCGCGCGTCTGGAGGAAACGGCCGGGTTGGCCGAAGCGATCGGCGTGATCGTAGCGGAGAAAGTCTCCTATCGCGTTCGTGCGCCGCGCCCCTCGACCCTGCTCGGCAGCGGGCAGGTCGAGATGCTCGCCGCAACAGTGCGGATGGAAGAAGCCGAGCTTGTCGTGTTCGACGCCTCGCTGACACCGGTCCAGCAGCGCAATCTCGAAAAAGAGCTTGGCGCCAAGGTCATCGACCGGACCGGGTTGATCCTGGAGATTTTCGGCGAGCGGGCGGCGACGGCCGAAGGGCGGTTGCAGGTCGAACTGGCGCATCTCGATTATCAGGCGGGACGGCTGGTGCGCAGCTGGACCCATCTCGAACGTCAGCGCGGCGGCTTCGGCTTTCTCGGTGGCCCGGGTGAAACGCAGATCGAGGCCGATCGACGGCTGATCCGCGATCGCATGGCGCGATTGAAGCGCGAGCTCGAACAGGTCAGCCGTACGCGCGGCCTCCACCGCGAACGGCGCCAGCGCGCGCCTTGGCCAGTGATCGCGCTGGTGGGCTATACCAATGCCGGGAAATCAACGCTTTTCAATCGCTTGACTGGTGCTGACGTCATGGCGGAAGATCTTCTTTTCGCCACGCTCGACCCGACGCTACGGCAGATCAGCTTGCCCGGGCTCGACAAGGCGATCCTGTCCGACACCGTCGGTTTCGTCTCGGAACTGCCGACCCAGCTTGTCGCCGCGTTCAAAGCGACGCTGGAAGAGGTCATCTCGGCCGATGTGCTTATTCATGTCCGCGACATCGCTCATCCCGACACGATCGCACAACGCAGCGATGTCGAAGCGGTGCTACAGGACATCGGCGTTGCGTCGGAAACCCCGCGGCTGGAGGCGTGGAACAAGCTCGACCTGCTCGATCATGACGAGCGCACCGAATTGCTCGGCGAAGCGGAACGGCGCGATGACGTCGTCGCGATCTCGGCGCTGAGCGGGGAAGGGGTCGATACGCTGATCCAGACCGTGGCTGCGATGCTGACGCAGAATCATCGACGCTATAGCATCACGCTGGAGTCGGCCGATGGTGCTGGCGCGGCGTGGCTGCATGCCCATGGCGAAGTGATCGATCAGGCGGTCGAGGGCGAACAGGCAATCTATCAAGTGCGCATGTCGCCACGCGACTATGACAGGTTCAACCAACGCGTGGTTTGA
- the hfq gene encoding RNA chaperone Hfq, translated as MADKQTSLQDLFLNALRRSKTPVTMFLVKGVKLQGIVTWFDNFSVLLRRDGQSQLIYKHAISTIMPSGTVDVAAIVNAVGEAQKRTPLLQEIFLNAVRKSDDNVTMFLVNGVMLQGQIAAFDLFCMLLQRDGMSQLVYKHAVSTIQPAHPLNLADETMDSEED; from the coding sequence ATGGCCGACAAGCAGACTTCTCTTCAGGACCTTTTCCTCAACGCGTTGCGCAGGTCGAAAACGCCGGTGACGATGTTTCTCGTCAAGGGCGTGAAACTGCAGGGGATCGTCACCTGGTTCGACAATTTCTCGGTATTGCTGCGCCGTGACGGCCAATCGCAGCTGATCTACAAACACGCCATCTCGACGATCATGCCATCGGGCACGGTAGATGTCGCCGCGATCGTCAATGCGGTCGGCGAGGCGCAGAAGCGCACGCCGCTGTTGCAGGAAATCTTCCTCAACGCGGTGCGCAAATCGGACGACAATGTGACCATGTTTCTGGTCAATGGCGTGATGCTTCAGGGCCAGATCGCGGCGTTCGACCTGTTCTGCATGCTGCTCCAGCGCGACGGCATGTCGCAGCTTGTCTATAAGCATGCGGTGTCCACCATCCAGCCGGCGCATCCGCTGAATTTGGCTGATGAAACAATGGATAGCGAAGAAGATTGA
- a CDS encoding sigma-54 dependent transcriptional regulator: MALDILIVDDERDIRELVSGVLEDEGYETRSAADSDAALEAIAARRPSLVLLDVWLQGSRLDGLELLDELKRRDPSIPVLVISGHGNLDTAVAAIRRGAADFIEKPFEAERLLLMVARATETERLRREVASLRATVGRDSDLTGSSTAINGVRATLKRVASTGSRVLVMGAAGVGKEVAARLLHGWSQRADAPFVIVSAARMTPERVEEELFGMEEGGGVVRPGLLEQAHGGTLFLDEIADMPIATQARILRVLTDQSFSRVGGQRIVKVDVRVVSATSRDLMQEIAEGRFREDLYYRLNVVPVLIPGLSERREDIPALVNHFMAHYASERRVPTPEIAPDAMVALQSYEWPGNVRQLRNVVERTIILAPGDRIGRIDLDLLPAEVLGEPGDMGGGTNAIMGSPLREARETFEREYLRVQIRRFSGNISRTAHFIGMERSALHRKLKLLGITETRDE, encoded by the coding sequence ATGGCACTCGATATCCTTATCGTCGATGACGAACGCGATATCCGCGAACTCGTCTCGGGCGTGCTCGAAGACGAAGGTTATGAAACGCGCAGCGCGGCGGACAGCGATGCCGCGCTTGAGGCGATTGCTGCGCGCCGCCCATCGCTGGTGCTGCTCGACGTATGGCTGCAGGGATCGCGCCTTGACGGGCTAGAACTGCTCGATGAATTGAAGCGCCGCGACCCGTCGATCCCGGTGCTGGTCATTTCCGGTCATGGCAATCTCGATACCGCGGTCGCGGCGATCCGCCGCGGTGCCGCCGACTTCATCGAAAAGCCGTTCGAGGCCGAACGTCTGTTGCTGATGGTCGCGCGTGCGACCGAAACCGAGCGTCTCCGCCGCGAAGTCGCGTCGCTTCGCGCAACGGTCGGCCGCGATAGTGATCTGACCGGCAGCTCGACGGCGATTAATGGCGTACGCGCGACGCTGAAGCGCGTCGCCTCGACCGGCAGCCGGGTGCTGGTGATGGGCGCCGCGGGCGTCGGCAAAGAAGTCGCCGCGCGCCTGCTTCACGGCTGGAGCCAACGTGCCGATGCGCCGTTCGTCATCGTCAGCGCGGCGCGCATGACGCCCGAGCGGGTCGAGGAGGAATTGTTCGGGATGGAAGAGGGGGGCGGTGTCGTCCGTCCCGGCCTGCTCGAACAGGCGCATGGCGGCACGCTGTTCCTCGACGAGATCGCCGATATGCCGATCGCGACCCAGGCGCGCATCCTTCGCGTGCTGACCGATCAGAGTTTCAGTCGTGTGGGCGGTCAGCGCATTGTCAAGGTCGATGTGCGGGTCGTCTCGGCAACCTCGCGCGACCTGATGCAGGAAATCGCCGAGGGGCGGTTCCGCGAGGATCTCTATTATCGTTTGAACGTCGTGCCGGTCCTCATCCCCGGCCTTAGCGAACGGCGCGAGGATATCCCCGCACTAGTCAATCATTTCATGGCCCATTACGCCTCGGAACGCCGCGTGCCGACGCCGGAAATCGCGCCCGACGCGATGGTTGCGCTGCAATCCTATGAATGGCCAGGCAATGTCCGCCAGCTGCGCAACGTGGTCGAACGCACGATCATCCTCGCACCGGGCGACCGGATCGGTCGGATCGATCTCGATCTGTTGCCGGCCGAAGTGCTGGGCGAGCCGGGCGATATGGGTGGGGGCACCAACGCCATCATGGGGTCGCCGTTGCGCGAGGCGCGCGAGACATTCGAACGCGAATATCTGCGCGTCCAGATCAGGCGTTTTTCGGGGAACATTTCGCGCACCGCGCACTTTATCGGAATGGAACGCTCGGCCTTGCACCGCAAACTGAAGCTGCTCGGCATCACCGAGACGCGCGACGAATAG